Proteins found in one Cheilinus undulatus linkage group 9, ASM1832078v1, whole genome shotgun sequence genomic segment:
- the exosc6 gene encoding exosome complex component MTR3 isoform X2, with protein MYLILLEFFTPGCFPFRSTMPTDTKRVRGPEVSQSPSLFLCKPTVVPPPHGRRADGRQRDQVDVRPVFVRCGLVSQAKGSAYIEAGNTKLMCCVYGPRETERKDETDMKCGRLTTDMRFAPFSCPERGSWIQGSQDKDFSLMLHESLQPALCLHKYPRSQIEVNVMVLENSGSVLAHAVTCASLALADAGIEILNQISGLQSDGEMTEETLTAGVRTCIEGCYKLYPVIQQALAKAVRRAAPPPSES; from the exons ATGTATTTAATTTT GTTGGAGTTCTTCACACCGGGCTGTTTTCCATTTCGCAGCACCATGCCGACTGACACGAAACGTGTTCGCGGTCCTGAAGTTTCCCAAAGCCCGTCACTGTTTTTGTGTAAGCCGACAGTGGTTCCCCCTCCGCATGGCCGCAGAGCGGACGGTCGGCAGCGGGATCAGGTGGACGTCCGGCCGGTGTTCGTCCGCTGTGGGCTGGTGAGCCAGGCTAAAGGCTCCGCGTACATCGAGGCTGGAAACACCAAGCTCATGTGCTGTGTTTACGGCCCCAGAGAGACAGAGCGCAAAGATGAGACAGATATGAAATGTGGAAG GTTGACTACCGACATGCGTTTTGCTCCATTTTCCTGCCCGGAGAGGGGGTCTTGGATTCAGGGAAGTCAGGACAAGGATTTCTCTCTGATGCTGCATGAGAGTTTGCAGCCGGCTCTGTGCCTCCACAAATATCCCCGCTCTCAGATCGAGGTCAACGTGATGGTCCTTGAAAACAGCGGTTCAGTTCTGGCCCATGCAGTCACATGTGCCTCCCTTGCTCTTGCAGACGCTGGTATTGAAAT TTTAAACCAGATTTCTGGGCTGCAGTCTGATGGAGAAATGACTGAAGAGACTCTGACTGCTGGGGTTCGAACCTGTATAGAGGGATGCTATAAACTGTACCCGGTCATCCAACAGGCCTTGGCTAAAGCCGTGCGCAGGGCTGCACCCCCACCATCAGAGAGCTGA
- the exosc6 gene encoding exosome complex component MTR3 isoform X1, protein MCWLCFRGTILRLEFFTPGCFPFRSTMPTDTKRVRGPEVSQSPSLFLCKPTVVPPPHGRRADGRQRDQVDVRPVFVRCGLVSQAKGSAYIEAGNTKLMCCVYGPRETERKDETDMKCGRLTTDMRFAPFSCPERGSWIQGSQDKDFSLMLHESLQPALCLHKYPRSQIEVNVMVLENSGSVLAHAVTCASLALADAGIEMYDLVLGCSIRQDGASYVVDPTYMEENSCSSVGSENQGRLTVAFLPSLNQISGLQSDGEMTEETLTAGVRTCIEGCYKLYPVIQQALAKAVRRAAPPPSES, encoded by the exons ATGTGCTGGCTCTGTTTCCGCGGGACAATTTTGAGGTTGGAGTTCTTCACACCGGGCTGTTTTCCATTTCGCAGCACCATGCCGACTGACACGAAACGTGTTCGCGGTCCTGAAGTTTCCCAAAGCCCGTCACTGTTTTTGTGTAAGCCGACAGTGGTTCCCCCTCCGCATGGCCGCAGAGCGGACGGTCGGCAGCGGGATCAGGTGGACGTCCGGCCGGTGTTCGTCCGCTGTGGGCTGGTGAGCCAGGCTAAAGGCTCCGCGTACATCGAGGCTGGAAACACCAAGCTCATGTGCTGTGTTTACGGCCCCAGAGAGACAGAGCGCAAAGATGAGACAGATATGAAATGTGGAAG GTTGACTACCGACATGCGTTTTGCTCCATTTTCCTGCCCGGAGAGGGGGTCTTGGATTCAGGGAAGTCAGGACAAGGATTTCTCTCTGATGCTGCATGAGAGTTTGCAGCCGGCTCTGTGCCTCCACAAATATCCCCGCTCTCAGATCGAGGTCAACGTGATGGTCCTTGAAAACAGCGGTTCAGTTCTGGCCCATGCAGTCACATGTGCCTCCCTTGCTCTTGCAGACGCTGGTATTGAAATGTATGATCTGGTGCTTGGTTGTTCCATCCGCCAGGATGGTGCCTCCTATGTGGTTGATCCCACGTACATGGAGGAAAACAGCTGTAGCTCCGTCGGCAGTGAGAACCAGGGTCGTCTGACAGTTGCTTTTCTTCCCAGTTTAAACCAGATTTCTGGGCTGCAGTCTGATGGAGAAATGACTGAAGAGACTCTGACTGCTGGGGTTCGAACCTGTATAGAGGGATGCTATAAACTGTACCCGGTCATCCAACAGGCCTTGGCTAAAGCCGTGCGCAGGGCTGCACCCCCACCATCAGAGAGCTGA